One Clostridiisalibacter paucivorans DSM 22131 DNA segment encodes these proteins:
- a CDS encoding DUF362 domain-containing protein, whose protein sequence is MASKVFFTDFKTGSKKNNIPNKIKRLFDKVEAYKILEDNDMTAIKLHFGEKGMNTFLNPIFVRQIVGKVKEVGGQPFLTDTNTLYTGSRTNSISHIQTAIENGFAYPVVNAPIIIADGLYSKNSIGVNVNLKHFDEVKIAGEIYNANSMIVLSHVKGHELAGFGGTIKNLAMGCASAAGKQMQHSDAKPKVNQQKCVGCSACVQNCPVDAITLDQRKAEISPEICIGCGECVTVCPKRAIKVQWKTDRVVFLEKMAEFAYGAIKNKKNKVVYFNFVMNVTPLCDCVPWSDEPIINDVGILASYDPVAIDQASLDLIDAQIGHSNSNLKCNHGAGEDKFGGLPSGENGRTVLEYAESIGMGSREYELIEL, encoded by the coding sequence ATGGCAAGCAAAGTATTTTTTACTGATTTTAAGACAGGGAGTAAAAAGAATAATATTCCCAATAAGATTAAAAGGCTTTTTGACAAGGTAGAAGCATATAAGATTTTAGAAGACAATGATATGACTGCTATAAAATTACATTTTGGAGAAAAAGGGATGAATACTTTTTTAAACCCTATATTTGTAAGACAGATAGTAGGTAAGGTTAAGGAAGTAGGAGGACAGCCATTTTTGACTGACACAAATACATTGTATACTGGAAGTAGAACCAATAGCATAAGCCATATTCAGACTGCTATAGAAAATGGATTTGCATATCCAGTGGTAAATGCTCCCATAATTATAGCCGATGGATTATATAGTAAAAATTCTATAGGTGTAAATGTAAATTTAAAGCACTTTGATGAAGTTAAGATTGCAGGAGAGATATATAATGCCAACTCTATGATAGTATTGAGCCATGTAAAAGGTCATGAGTTGGCAGGATTTGGAGGGACTATAAAGAATTTGGCTATGGGCTGTGCTAGTGCGGCAGGAAAACAGATGCAACATTCAGATGCAAAGCCAAAGGTTAATCAACAGAAATGTGTAGGATGTAGTGCTTGTGTCCAAAACTGTCCTGTAGATGCAATAACATTGGACCAAAGAAAGGCAGAGATAAGTCCTGAAATATGTATAGGGTGTGGAGAATGTGTTACTGTCTGTCCTAAAAGGGCTATAAAAGTACAGTGGAAGACAGATAGAGTTGTATTTTTAGAGAAAATGGCTGAATTTGCCTATGGTGCCATAAAGAATAAAAAAAATAAGGTAGTATACTTTAATTTTGTTATGAATGTAACACCATTATGTGATTGTGTACCATGGAGTGATGAGCCTATAATTAATGATGTAGGAATTTTGGCATCTTATGATCCTGTAGCAATAGATCAGGCAAGTTTAGACCTTATAGATGCACAAATTGGCCATAGTAATAGTAATTTGAAATGCAATCATGGAGCAGGAGAAGATAAATTTGGAGGATTACCTTCAGGAGAAAATGGAAGAACGGTTTTAGAATATGCTGAAAGCATAGGAATGGGATCTAGGGAATATGAGTTAATAGAGTTGTAA
- a CDS encoding GrdX family protein, with amino-acid sequence MIIITNNPLIRNMDYVNGEILYYDVNIMDILILARDRVHQGHKLISHPLFSSVKPNENPYKTIIISKDKGKLDINGLKVIENSISVASKFLKNSEIKCYSDEILEDFKFIDYTIISEKF; translated from the coding sequence ATGATTATAATAACTAATAATCCATTGATAAGGAATATGGATTATGTCAATGGAGAAATATTGTACTATGATGTAAATATAATGGATATATTAATTTTAGCTAGAGATAGAGTTCATCAAGGTCATAAATTAATATCTCATCCATTGTTTAGTAGTGTAAAACCCAATGAAAATCCCTATAAGACTATAATTATTTCAAAAGATAAGGGAAAGCTAGATATAAATGGCTTAAAAGTAATAGAAAATAGTATTAGTGTAGCATCTAAATTTTTAAAAAATTCTGAAATAAAGTGCTACTCTGATGAAATTTTAGAGGATTTTAAATTTATTGACTATACTATAATATCGGAAAAATTTTAA
- the trxB gene encoding thioredoxin-disulfide reductase yields the protein MEKIYDLIIIGGGPGGLSAGIYAGRSRLDTLLIEKERAGGQIVTTEDVENYPGAMKDATGPALVDRMVEQAEGFGVKQVIDTVISVNLDNKIKIIKGQKGEYKCKSIIISSGAKPRPMGISGEKEFAGKGISYCATCDAPFFEGFDVYVIGGGDSAVEEAIYISKFARKVTIVHRRDKLRAAKSIQEKAFKNEKIDFMWDTIVEEIKGEGIVEEMILKNKKTGENVVVRANEEDGTFGIFVFIGYIPQTDLFKDVINMDDRGYIITDENMHTNIDGVFAVGDCRVKSLRQVVTACADGAIAATQAEKYIEDNFEE from the coding sequence ATGGAAAAAATTTATGATTTGATAATAATAGGAGGAGGACCCGGTGGTCTTAGTGCTGGAATTTATGCTGGTAGGTCTAGATTAGATACATTATTAATAGAAAAAGAAAGAGCTGGTGGACAGATAGTAACTACAGAGGATGTAGAAAATTATCCAGGGGCAATGAAGGATGCTACAGGACCAGCTTTGGTAGATAGAATGGTAGAGCAAGCTGAGGGTTTTGGTGTAAAGCAAGTAATAGATACTGTTATATCAGTAAATTTAGATAATAAGATTAAAATAATCAAAGGACAAAAAGGTGAATATAAATGCAAATCTATAATAATATCATCAGGAGCAAAACCACGTCCTATGGGGATATCTGGAGAAAAAGAGTTTGCAGGAAAGGGTATCTCATATTGTGCCACATGTGATGCACCATTTTTTGAAGGATTTGATGTATATGTAATAGGGGGAGGAGATTCTGCAGTTGAAGAGGCTATATATATATCAAAATTTGCTAGAAAGGTAACTATAGTTCATAGAAGAGATAAATTGAGGGCGGCAAAATCTATTCAAGAGAAGGCATTTAAGAATGAAAAAATTGATTTTATGTGGGATACAATAGTAGAGGAAATAAAAGGTGAAGGTATTGTTGAAGAAATGATACTTAAAAATAAGAAAACAGGGGAGAATGTAGTTGTTAGAGCAAATGAAGAAGATGGGACTTTTGGAATATTTGTATTTATAGGATATATTCCCCAAACAGATTTATTTAAAGATGTTATAAATATGGATGATAGAGGGTATATAATAACTGATGAAAATATGCATACAAATATAGATGGAGTTTTTGCGGTAGGAGATTGTAGAGTTAAATCTTTAAGACAAGTGGTTACTGCATGTGCAGATGGAGCTATAGCTGCAACCCAAGCTGAAAAATATATAGAAGATAATTTTGAGGAATAG
- the trxA gene encoding thioredoxin TrxA, whose translation MIEVDKKTFEEEVLNAEGYVLVDFWGKSCEPCKALMPHVEELAQKYDSKLKFCKLDTSAARRLAIKQKVLGLPTIAIYNNGEKIDELTKDDATAENIESMIKKYAQ comes from the coding sequence ATGATAGAAGTAGATAAAAAGACTTTTGAGGAAGAAGTGTTAAACGCTGAGGGTTATGTATTGGTAGATTTTTGGGGAAAAAGTTGTGAACCATGTAAGGCATTGATGCCCCATGTTGAAGAATTGGCACAAAAGTATGACAGCAAATTGAAATTTTGCAAATTAGATACATCAGCTGCTAGAAGATTAGCTATAAAACAAAAGGTATTGGGATTGCCAACTATAGCTATTTATAATAATGGAGAAAAAATAGATGAATTGACTAAAGATGATGCTACAGCTGAAAATATTGAAAGTATGATCAAAAAGTATGCTCAATAA
- a CDS encoding glycine/sarcosine/betaine reductase component B subunit, with protein sequence MGLEIGNIFIKDVQFAESTEVKEGVLYVNKNELQELIMEDDNVANVEIHLARPGESVRITPVKDVIEPRVKVNGPGGIFPGILSKVDTVGSGRTNVLKGAAVVTTGKIVGFQEGIIDMAGTGADYTPFSKLNNVVLVCQPKEGIKQHEHEKIVRMAGLKASRYLAQFAKDVDADEVLTYESLSLLDSISKYPELPKVAYVLMLQSQGLLHDTYVYGVDVKNIVPTIISPTEIMDGAIISGNCVSACDKNTTYHHLNNPIVHDLYKKHGKELNFVGAIITNENVYLADKERSSNWTARLAEYLGVDGVIISQEGFGNPDTDLIMNCKKIEEKGIKTVIVTDEYAGRDGGSQSLADADSKADAVVTGGNANETIELPPMEKIIGHIDYVDRIAGGFEGSLKDNGSIVVELQAITGATNELGFNKLSAKSY encoded by the coding sequence ATGGGTCTTGAAATTGGAAATATTTTCATAAAGGATGTCCAGTTTGCAGAAAGTACCGAGGTAAAAGAAGGTGTGCTTTATGTAAATAAAAATGAATTGCAGGAACTTATTATGGAAGATGACAATGTTGCAAATGTAGAAATTCATTTGGCAAGACCAGGGGAAAGTGTAAGAATTACACCTGTTAAAGATGTAATTGAACCTAGGGTAAAGGTCAATGGCCCAGGGGGGATATTTCCTGGCATACTATCAAAGGTGGATACTGTAGGCAGTGGAAGAACCAATGTTTTAAAGGGAGCAGCTGTTGTAACTACTGGTAAGATAGTAGGATTTCAAGAAGGAATTATAGATATGGCAGGGACAGGTGCAGACTATACACCTTTTTCTAAATTAAATAATGTTGTATTGGTTTGTCAACCTAAAGAAGGAATAAAGCAGCATGAACATGAAAAAATAGTAAGAATGGCAGGGCTGAAAGCATCAAGATATTTAGCACAGTTTGCCAAAGATGTGGATGCTGATGAGGTATTAACCTATGAATCTTTGTCACTTTTAGATTCAATATCTAAATATCCTGAGCTTCCCAAAGTTGCATATGTATTAATGCTCCAAAGTCAAGGGTTATTACATGACACATATGTATATGGAGTAGATGTGAAAAATATAGTGCCAACTATAATATCACCTACTGAGATTATGGATGGTGCAATAATTAGTGGAAATTGTGTATCTGCTTGTGATAAGAACACAACATATCATCATTTAAATAATCCTATAGTCCATGATTTATATAAAAAGCATGGAAAAGAATTGAACTTTGTAGGGGCTATTATAACAAATGAAAATGTATATTTGGCAGATAAGGAGAGATCATCTAATTGGACAGCTAGATTAGCTGAATATTTAGGAGTAGATGGAGTTATTATATCTCAAGAGGGATTTGGAAATCCAGATACAGATTTAATAATGAATTGCAAAAAAATAGAAGAAAAAGGTATAAAGACAGTTATAGTAACTGATGAGTATGCTGGAAGAGATGGAGGTTCCCAGTCATTGGCTGATGCAGATTCAAAGGCCGATGCAGTTGTTACTGGGGGAAATGCCAATGAAACTATAGAACTTCCTCCAATGGAAAAGATAATTGGCCATATAGATTATGTAGATAGGATTGCAGGGGGATTTGAGGGAAGTTTAAAAGATAATGGTTCCATAGTAGTTGAGCTTCAAGCTATAACTGGAGCAACTAATGAACTGGGATTCAATAAATTATCAGCTAAGAGTTATTAG
- the grdA gene encoding glycine/sarcosine/betaine reductase complex selenoprotein A, with the protein MGLYDNKKVIIIGDRDGIPGPAIEECLKSTEADVVFSSTECFVUTAAGAMDLENQRRVKEMTEKHGAENVVVVLGAAEAEAAGLAAETVTAGDPTFAGPLAGVQLGLRVYHAVEPQFKDEVDSEVYDEQIGMMEMVLEVDEIIEEMTDIRDEFCKFND; encoded by the coding sequence ATGGGATTGTATGATAACAAAAAGGTAATTATCATAGGCGATAGAGATGGTATACCGGGTCCTGCCATAGAAGAGTGCTTAAAATCTACTGAAGCAGATGTAGTATTTTCTTCTACAGAGTGTTTTGTCTGAACTGCTGCAGGGGCAATGGATCTTGAAAATCAAAGAAGGGTAAAAGAAATGACAGAGAAGCATGGCGCTGAAAATGTAGTAGTAGTTTTAGGCGCAGCTGAAGCTGAAGCTGCAGGATTAGCGGCGGAAACAGTTACAGCAGGAGACCCTACTTTTGCAGGTCCATTGGCAGGAGTCCAGTTAGGACTTAGAGTATATCATGCAGTAGAGCCTCAATTTAAAGATGAGGTAGATTCAGAGGTATATGATGAACAAATAGGTATGATGGAAATGGTGTTGGAAGTAGATGAAATAATAGAAGAAATGACTGATATTAGGGATGAGTTTTGCAAATTTAATGATTAG
- the grdB gene encoding glycine reductase complex selenoprotein B, which translates to MDKIRVVHYINQFFAGIGGEEKADIGPEIREGFVGPGMEFNKRLGDNGDIVATVICGDSYFNENMDEAKEKIIEMVKKYQPDFFIAGPAFNAGRYGIACGAISEEVQSQLNIPVITGMFPENPGADMFKKKVYIVETKNNAAGMRKAVKNMVKLGMKIVKNEKILTPKEEGYISRGIRRNYFAQNRGSQRAVDMLIKKINGKPYETEFPMPDFDRVTPNHPIKGLESIKIALVTSGGIVPKGNPDRIESSSASKYGKYDISQFEDLTDKTHETAHGGYDPVYANEDPDRVLPVDVMRDLEREGVIGKLHRYFYTTTGNGTSVANAKRFAEEISKELVADGIEAVILTSTUGTCTRCGATMVKEIERAGIPVVHMCTVVPISLTVGANRIVPTIAIPHPLGNPSLDAKEEKSLRRKLVENALEALQTEVDGQTVFED; encoded by the coding sequence ATGGATAAAATTAGAGTTGTGCACTATATCAACCAATTTTTTGCAGGTATTGGTGGTGAAGAAAAGGCGGATATAGGGCCAGAAATAAGAGAAGGTTTTGTAGGACCAGGAATGGAATTTAATAAGAGGTTAGGAGATAATGGAGATATAGTAGCTACTGTAATATGTGGAGATTCATATTTTAATGAAAATATGGATGAAGCTAAAGAAAAAATAATAGAGATGGTAAAAAAATATCAGCCAGACTTTTTTATAGCAGGACCTGCATTTAATGCGGGAAGATATGGTATTGCTTGTGGTGCAATATCAGAAGAGGTTCAATCTCAGTTGAATATACCTGTAATAACGGGAATGTTTCCTGAAAATCCAGGAGCAGACATGTTTAAAAAGAAGGTATACATTGTAGAAACTAAGAATAATGCTGCGGGTATGAGAAAAGCAGTTAAAAACATGGTTAAATTGGGAATGAAAATTGTAAAAAATGAAAAAATATTAACCCCTAAAGAAGAAGGATATATTTCTAGAGGTATAAGAAGAAATTATTTTGCCCAAAATAGAGGCTCTCAAAGGGCTGTAGATATGTTGATTAAAAAGATTAATGGGAAACCATATGAAACAGAATTCCCTATGCCAGACTTTGATAGGGTAACTCCCAATCATCCAATTAAAGGATTGGAGTCAATTAAAATAGCCCTTGTAACTTCTGGGGGGATTGTTCCAAAGGGAAATCCAGATAGGATAGAATCTTCTAGTGCCTCTAAATATGGGAAATATGATATATCTCAGTTTGAAGACTTAACAGATAAAACTCATGAAACGGCCCATGGAGGCTATGATCCAGTATATGCCAACGAAGATCCAGATAGGGTATTACCTGTAGATGTAATGAGGGATTTAGAAAGAGAAGGGGTAATAGGAAAATTACACAGATATTTTTATACTACTACTGGAAATGGAACCTCAGTAGCGAATGCGAAAAGGTTTGCAGAAGAGATTTCAAAAGAATTAGTTGCCGATGGAATTGAGGCGGTTATATTGACGTCTACCTGAGGCACCTGTACTCGTTGCGGTGCAACGATGGTAAAGGAAATTGAGAGGGCAGGTATACCTGTGGTGCATATGTGTACTGTTGTGCCTATTTCCCTTACAGTGGGTGCTAACAGAATAGTGCCTACAATAGCAATTCCTCATCCATTGGGCAATCCTTCTTTAGATGCTAAAGAAGAAAAGTCATTGAGGAGAAAATTAGTAGAAAATGCTTTAGAGGCTTTACAAACAGAAGTTGATGGTCAGACAGTTTTTGAAGATTGA
- the grdC gene encoding glycine/sarcosine/betaine reductase complex component C subunit beta, translated as MSYAVVKGASYILAHTPDLVVHNGTTQTSERLINPTSEYLKKLPEFLRSFDEAMKYPPNQVYIGNITPEDLAQYEMPWHDKVVENAKRYGKLGEIMPQDEFYGLIKISDVFDLVLLEEDFTEEIKKKFSDHPLMDNGLIERLKEGEKEETIKKYIKEQNAEPLYSNDVLVGCIKRAHDIDFNLNAHTIMENLSVKASGVLALLNLFNKNNINPMDIDYVIECSEEACGDMNQRGGGNFAKAIAEIAGCKNATGSDIRGFCAAPTHALIEAAALVKAGVYDNVIVAAGGATAKLGMNGKDHVKKSIPILEDVLGGFAILISKNDGESPILRTDLVGRHTVGTGSSPQAVITSLITAPLDKGELKITDVDKYSVEMQNPDVTKPAGAGDVPLSNYKMIGALGVKRKEIERKELMNFVKKHGLCGWAPTQGHIPSGVPYIGFAIDDMKNGNIKRAMIVGKGSLFLGRMTNLFDGVSIIMEKNDGKEKDGIEVSENEIKRIIAQGMRDIASHLLEE; from the coding sequence ATGTCCTATGCAGTAGTTAAAGGTGCTAGCTATATCTTGGCTCATACTCCAGATTTAGTAGTACACAATGGTACGACGCAAACTTCAGAAAGACTTATAAATCCGACTTCAGAATACCTAAAAAAACTACCAGAATTTTTGAGAAGCTTTGATGAAGCTATGAAGTACCCTCCTAATCAAGTCTATATAGGCAATATTACTCCAGAAGATTTAGCTCAATATGAGATGCCTTGGCATGATAAGGTTGTAGAAAATGCCAAAAGATATGGGAAATTAGGGGAGATCATGCCTCAAGATGAGTTTTATGGATTAATTAAAATTTCTGATGTATTTGATCTAGTGTTATTGGAAGAAGATTTTACAGAGGAGATAAAGAAAAAGTTTAGTGATCATCCATTAATGGATAATGGATTAATAGAAAGGCTAAAGGAAGGAGAAAAGGAAGAAACTATAAAAAAATATATAAAAGAACAAAATGCAGAACCCCTTTATAGTAATGATGTCTTAGTAGGTTGTATAAAAAGGGCCCATGACATAGATTTTAATCTAAATGCCCATACGATTATGGAAAATCTATCTGTAAAGGCATCGGGAGTGTTAGCGCTATTAAACCTCTTTAATAAAAATAATATAAATCCTATGGATATAGATTATGTAATTGAGTGTTCAGAAGAAGCATGTGGAGACATGAATCAGAGAGGTGGAGGAAACTTTGCAAAGGCTATAGCGGAAATAGCAGGTTGTAAAAATGCTACAGGTTCCGATATCAGAGGATTCTGTGCAGCTCCTACCCATGCATTGATAGAAGCAGCAGCGTTAGTTAAAGCAGGTGTCTATGACAATGTAATAGTTGCTGCTGGTGGAGCTACAGCTAAATTAGGCATGAATGGTAAAGATCATGTGAAAAAATCTATACCTATACTTGAGGATGTATTAGGTGGATTTGCTATATTAATAAGTAAAAATGATGGTGAAAGTCCAATATTGAGAACAGATTTAGTGGGAAGGCATACTGTGGGAACTGGCTCATCTCCTCAAGCAGTAATTACATCATTGATTACTGCGCCATTAGATAAAGGGGAGTTAAAAATAACAGATGTAGATAAATACTCTGTTGAGATGCAGAACCCTGATGTAACAAAACCTGCTGGAGCAGGAGATGTGCCCCTTTCTAACTATAAAATGATTGGAGCACTGGGAGTAAAGAGAAAAGAAATAGAGAGAAAAGAATTGATGAATTTTGTAAAGAAACATGGTCTATGCGGATGGGCTCCAACTCAAGGCCATATACCATCAGGTGTGCCTTATATTGGTTTTGCTATTGATGATATGAAAAATGGAAATATAAAGAGGGCCATGATAGTAGGTAAGGGCAGTCTATTTTTGGGTAGAATGACCAATCTGTTTGATGGAGTGTCTATAATAATGGAAAAGAACGATGGTAAAGAAAAAGATGGTATAGAGGTTTCGGAAAATGAAATAAAAAGGATTATAGCTCAGGGGATGAGAGATATAGCATCACACCTACTAGAGGAATAG
- the grdD gene encoding glycine/sarcosine/betaine reductase complex component C subunit alpha produces MDEKIMKKVIGNVLNEIADNLEFGNAGKNIKIGITTLESEHGIDNIIAGAEMAQKKDDNLEVLLIGPPNNSSLKTIEAKDLKEAHQNMEKLLDENIIQGAVTMHYNFPIGVSTVGRVVTPGKGRDMFIATTTGTSSSNRVEAMVKNAIYGIIAAKSTGIIAPKVGILNVDGARQVERILISLKDSGYKMELAESMRSDGGHIMRGNDLLLGTPDVMVTDSLTGNLLIKMFSAYTTGGSYESIGYGYGPGIGENYNRNILILSRASGIPVVANALKFAAEVAKGNISKVAKEEFESSKNAGINELLVEATKKKGREIDNTDKMPDKEVVTASIAGIDIMELEDAVKELLNEGIYAESGMGCTGPIIMVNDQKLIKATEILNNKGYTAKDNDIC; encoded by the coding sequence ATGGATGAAAAAATTATGAAAAAAGTAATTGGAAATGTGTTGAATGAAATAGCAGATAATTTGGAATTTGGTAATGCTGGTAAGAATATTAAAATAGGCATAACTACTTTAGAGAGTGAACATGGTATAGACAATATAATAGCTGGGGCTGAAATGGCTCAGAAAAAGGATGATAATCTAGAAGTTCTTTTGATAGGTCCACCAAACAATTCTAGTTTAAAAACTATAGAGGCAAAGGATCTAAAAGAGGCCCATCAAAATATGGAAAAATTGTTAGATGAAAATATAATCCAAGGTGCAGTAACTATGCACTATAATTTTCCCATTGGAGTTTCTACTGTGGGAAGGGTTGTAACGCCTGGAAAGGGAAGAGATATGTTTATAGCTACTACTACTGGGACATCTTCATCTAATAGGGTCGAAGCCATGGTTAAGAATGCCATATATGGTATTATAGCAGCAAAAAGTACAGGAATTATTGCCCCCAAAGTAGGTATATTGAATGTAGATGGAGCAAGGCAAGTAGAAAGGATATTAATATCATTAAAAGATAGTGGCTATAAAATGGAATTGGCAGAGTCTATGAGGTCTGATGGAGGACATATAATGAGAGGCAATGATTTATTATTGGGAACTCCAGATGTTATGGTAACTGATAGCCTTACAGGCAATCTTCTTATAAAGATGTTTTCTGCATATACTACTGGAGGGAGTTATGAATCTATAGGATATGGATATGGACCAGGAATAGGAGAAAATTATAATAGAAATATATTGATTCTATCTAGGGCATCTGGCATACCAGTTGTTGCTAATGCATTAAAATTTGCTGCCGAAGTAGCCAAGGGCAATATATCTAAAGTGGCTAAAGAGGAATTTGAAAGTTCCAAGAATGCTGGTATAAATGAATTATTAGTAGAAGCAACTAAGAAAAAAGGTAGAGAAATAGATAATACTGATAAAATGCCAGATAAGGAGGTTGTTACAGCTTCTATAGCAGGTATAGATATAATGGAATTGGAAGATGCCGTCAAGGAACTTTTGAATGAAGGAATATATGCTGAAAGCGGTATGGGTTGCACAGGACCTATAATAATGGTCAATGACCAAAAATTGATTAAGGCAACTGAAATATTGAATAACAAAGGATATACAGCTAAAGACAATGATATTTGTTAA
- a CDS encoding BMP family lipoprotein, giving the protein MFKKFLALILSVVLVLTMAVGCSGGATDDNDPGTENGEEQEQPDEGDDQSAEDPLRVVMVTDIGGVNDLSFNQSAWEGLQKAEKDLGIEADYIESHQEADYAPNLDTALDGDYDLIWGIGYKFENTMRDAAEQNPDQKYAIVDFTYGDKTPDNVLGVVFKDQQSSFLVGYIAGKMTETNKVGFVGGMEGVVISRFDYGYQAGVKYANPDVEIMRQYAESFGDAAKAKAITTKMYQDGADIVFHAAGGAGIGVIEAAKEQDKYAIGVDRDQNDKAPDHVITSAMKFVGNGIYHVVEDLKEGKYEGGSTIVYGLEEGGVGIAPTSDKHVPEEILAEVEELKQKIIDGEIVVPENEDQYEEYIETLK; this is encoded by the coding sequence ATGTTTAAGAAATTTTTAGCTTTAATACTAAGTGTAGTTTTAGTATTAACAATGGCTGTGGGGTGTTCCGGTGGTGCAACTGATGACAATGATCCTGGAACAGAAAATGGTGAAGAACAAGAACAACCAGATGAAGGTGATGATCAATCAGCTGAGGATCCATTGAGAGTAGTTATGGTAACAGATATAGGTGGAGTTAATGATTTATCCTTTAACCAATCTGCTTGGGAAGGATTACAAAAGGCTGAAAAAGATTTAGGAATAGAAGCCGATTATATAGAATCACATCAAGAGGCTGATTATGCGCCAAATCTAGACACTGCATTAGATGGAGATTATGATTTGATCTGGGGTATTGGATATAAGTTTGAAAATACTATGAGAGATGCAGCTGAGCAAAATCCAGACCAAAAATATGCCATAGTTGACTTTACATATGGTGATAAAACTCCCGATAATGTATTGGGGGTTGTGTTTAAAGATCAACAGTCTTCATTCCTAGTGGGATATATAGCAGGTAAAATGACAGAAACTAATAAGGTTGGTTTCGTTGGTGGTATGGAAGGTGTAGTTATAAGTAGATTTGATTATGGCTATCAAGCTGGAGTTAAATATGCAAATCCTGATGTTGAAATCATGAGACAATATGCTGAGTCTTTTGGTGATGCAGCAAAAGCTAAGGCCATTACTACTAAGATGTATCAAGATGGAGCAGATATAGTGTTCCATGCAGCTGGTGGAGCTGGTATAGGTGTAATAGAGGCTGCTAAGGAGCAAGATAAATATGCCATAGGAGTTGACAGGGATCAAAATGATAAGGCCCCTGATCATGTTATAACTTCTGCAATGAAATTTGTAGGTAATGGTATATATCATGTAGTAGAAGATTTGAAAGAAGGAAAATATGAAGGTGGAAGTACCATAGTTTATGGTCTTGAGGAAGGTGGAGTAGGTATTGCTCCAACATCTGACAAACATGTACCTGAAGAGATATTGGCAGAGGTAGAAGAGCTTAAACAAAAGATTATAGATGGCGAGATAGTAGTGCCTGAAAATGAAGACCAGTATGAAGAATATATTGAAACATTAAAATAA